One region of Ptiloglossa arizonensis isolate GNS036 chromosome 8, iyPtiAriz1_principal, whole genome shotgun sequence genomic DNA includes:
- the Ufd4 gene encoding ubiquitin fusion-degradation 4-like isoform X6: MADVDPETLLEWLSMGQGDERDMQLIALEQLCMLLLMSDNVDRCFECCPPRTFLPALCRIFLDELAPDSVLEVTARAITYYLDVSAECTRRVVAMEGAVKAICSRLSGAGLGSRTSRDLAEQCMKVLELVCAREAGAVFEAGGLPCALCFIREHGARVHRDTLHSAMAVVTRLCGKVEPQDKSLPDCVEALSTLLRHEDAHVADGALRCFASLADRFSRRNTDPAPLACNGLVSELLHRLSNAAGPGTSIASTSGNPKTPPPSSTASTIPAPEAKSCASVSTIISLLSTLCRGSPSITHDLLRSELPDAIEKALKGDERCALDSMRLVDLLLVLLFEGRSALGRNTSGGPPGPLLTRFRRLDSAGEKSHRQLIDCIRSKDTDALIEAIDSGGIEVNFMDDVGQTLLNWASAFGTQEMVEFLCYRGADVNKGQRSSSLHYAACFGRPAIAKVLLKYGANPDLRDEDGKTPLDKARERVDEGHREVAAILQSPGEWMLPNQEHRKPETETEFMEPKGDPEMAPVYLKRLLPVFCATFQSSMLPSVRKASLSLIRKMVHYIQPELLVETCGSDRTGGCGAMLVEVIANVLDNEEDEDGHLVVLQMIQDLMIKGKDEFLEHFARLGVFSKVAALAGPQETTPEPEVEMNQSGEEQRMEDAREVLVGRAYHWRDWCICRGRDCLYVWSDAAALELSNGSNGWFRFILDGKLATMYSSGSPEGGTDTSGKGRNAESVTTEENRGEFLEKLQKARSQVKPNSVSQPVLSRAGTTRLVVGNWALSSRKESELCIHNSDGLQQATILREDLPGFIFESNRGTKHSFTAETSLGPEFAAGWAGKRGKRLRSKIEAIKQKVKVQAQDIYERYFKAAQAQPRGVVAKLGTIVNQIEKVCQKQQSGNREWRNILQSALEELKILLNEEGRVSAYELHSSGLVQALLALLAAPPGPQPPTLRATKLRMQRIAIFKNCFHMADINKEYNSAKILVHKLVSVLESIEKLPVYLYDTPGSGYGLQILTRRLRFRLEKAAGESSLIDRSGRSLKMEPLSTIQQLENHLLKMVAKQWHDHDRSTFTFVKKLKEGNRITFKYQYDFDENGLLYWIGTNAKTCSEWVNPGQYGLVVVTSSNGKRLPYGHLEDILSRDPSALNCHTNDDKRAWFSIDLGVWIIPSAYTLRHARGYGRSALRNWMFQASKDGVTWTTLYAHMDDSSLNEPGSTATWTLEPPIDETQGWRHLRLQQIGKNASGQTHYLSVSGFEVYGEVTGVCEDLGRAAREAEAGVRKQRRLIKSQVLRHFVAGTRVARGLDWKWKDQDGVPPGEGTVTVELHNGWIDVTWDHGGSNSYRMGAEGKYDLRLVGIGLDIDNGTKSKSGGGVLTGRKSSSTPSLPDCTDTAMRGSVASTDQAASADNLAAKQAAESIADSVLSVARAEAVVAVTGEGGANSTSELSVVLHPRPDTTVTSDLATIVESLALNTDCPTNSNSNRASSSSKPLFASVRGNKQGASLFSFDASEALDRVREGADRLRNNTNSFLSGELLSLVPVRISVTGESEENSLRIKPVQRHHSGIADAAKECSRDKEATSSSTQNTTGGCPVVVTNPMSVSVPNLACSDANNALEPTTATGLLETFAAMARRQTFGPTGGQHIASNSNTGSNSRGPSSVSSLVRLALGPNFPGGLLSTAQSYPSLTSSGQVAGSGVTTTTGPGLGQALTMSLTSTSSDSEQVSLDDFLESCGGAASSSVGGGRAGGGPTLLTELEDYEDGTLEEEEDNDENDQEEDDEENEEEGDGCEADYEEVMVSRNLLAAFMEEEAPQSSKRRAWDDEFVLKRHFSALIPAFDPRPGRPNINQITELEVPPPGSETQSSTRVGSLPMPRLSLTLKGPGLPGVTDVELPLTEPHASIFQAVQELMQLTELGSRQEKLRRIWEPTYTIIYKESKDEESSGRATPIVTLYSRNTTQNSSVCTVEDVLQLLRHVYVLSTTRDDGKHIDYEESEESACWVHPDDFTSKKITNKIVQQIQDPLALAAGALPNWCEELARSCPFLLPFETRRLYFSCTAFGASRSIVWLQTQREAVLERQRAPGLSPRRDDSHEFRVGRLKHERVSVPRGDKLLDWAEQVLKVHASRKSILEVQFVGEQGTGLGPTLEFFALVAAELQRKDLALWLCDDEESSDTEQIRVSGEQIRSAGYYVTRPSGLFPAPLPQDSAACDRAVRYFWFLGVFLAKVLQDNRLVDLPLSRPFLKLMCHGDITNNVNEKIGLTGVTQESMSSSMSSSFISEEGEADAAYSSLEPSPWYVGLLDIDDLVLVDPIRGEFLKEIQTATTKRDRTFSDGRSSADEETSLYITHPSGMSVPIEDLALTMTYSPSSKIFGHDQVELVEGGADIAVTMDNAREYSEMTSSYCLDRGISRQLESFKSGFSKVFPMEKLHAFSPEEIRAMLCGEQNPQWTREDLLNYTEPKLGYTRESPGFQRFVNVLVSLTGPERKAFLQFATGCSALPPGGLCNLYPRLTVVRKVDAGSGGYPSVNTCVHYLKLPEYPTEELLKERLLAATRERGFHLN; encoded by the exons ATGGCCGATGTTGATCCTGAAACTTTATTGGAATGGCTTAGTATGGGCCAAGGAGATGAAAGGGACATGCAGTTAATTGCTCTAGAGCAGTTATGCATGTTATTACTTATGTCTGATAATGTTGACCGATGCTTTGAATG CTGTCCTCCACGCACATTTCTTCCTGCATTATGTAGAATTTTTTTGGATGAACTTGCACCGGATAGCGTCTTAGAAGTGACTGCTCGGGCCATTACATATTACTTGGACGTTTCTGCAGAATGTACTCGCAGAGTAGTAGCTATGGAAGGTGCTGTAAAAGCTATTTGCAGTCGCCTATCTGGAGCTGGATTAGGTTCCAGAACTAGTCGGGATTTAGCTGAACAGTGCATGAAG GTATTAGAACTTGTTTGTGCAAGAGAAGCTGGTGCTGTATTCGAAGCTGGTGGTCTCCCATGCGCCTTGTGCTTTATTCGAGAGCATGGAGCTCGTGTTCATCGGGACACACTGCATTCGGCAATGGCTGTAGTTACCCGTTTATGCGGGAAAGTGGAACCTCAAGATAAATCTTTACCAGATTGCGTTGAAGCTTTATCAACATTACTCAGACATGAGGATGCACATGTTGCTGATGGGGCACTTCGTTGTTTTGCATCATTAGCCGATAGATTTTCACGGAGAAATACAGATCCTGCTCCATTAGCATGCAATGGATTAGTTTCTGAACTCTTACATAG GCTATCTAATGCAGCAGGGCCTGGTACATCAATAGCATCTACTTCTGGAAATCCAAAAACACCTCCTCCTTCTAGTACAGCATCAACTATTCCTGCTCCAGAAGCAAAATCTTGCGCTTCTGTTTCTACTATAATTAGTCTTCTATCAACACTCTGCAGAGGATCACCTTCTATAACTCATGACCTCTTACGTTCTGAATtaccagatgcaattgaaaaagCTTTAAAAGGAGATGAGCGATGTGCCCTTGATTCTATGAGATTGGTTGATTTATTATTGGTTTTACTATTCGAAGGCAGGTCAGCATTAGGTCGTAATACAAGCGGAGGTCCACCAGGCCCTTTATTAACACGATTTAGGCGTTTGGATAGTGCTGGAGAAaagtctcatagacaattaatcGACTGTATTCGATCGAAAGACACAGATGCACTTATAGAAGCTATAGATTCTGGAGGCATTGAAGTAAATTTTATGGATGATGTTGGGCAGACATTGCTCAACTGGGCATCTGCTTTTGGAactcaagagatggttgaattTTTATGCTACAGGGGAGCAGATGTTAATAAAGGTCAAAGGTCATCTAGTCTGCATTATGCTGCTTGCTTCGGGAGACCAGCTATTGCTAAAGTATTACTTAAGTATGGGGCGAATCCTGATTTACGAGATGAAGATGGGAAAACACCATTAGATAAAGCTAGAGAACGTGTAGATGAAGGGCACAGAGAAGTGGCAGCTATATTGCAATCTCCTGGAGAATGGATGTTACCAAATCAAGAACACAGAAAGCCAGAAACGGAAACAGAATTCATGGAACCAAAAGGTGATCCCGAAATGGCTCCAGTATATTTAAAAAGGCTTTTACCGGTATTTTGTGCGACGTTTCAATCATCTATGTTGCCCAGTGTTAGGAAAGCCAGTTTAAGTTTAATTAGAAAGATGGTGCATTACATTCAACCAGAATTACTTGTTGAAACTTGTGGTTCTGATAGAACAGGAGGTTGTGGAGCTATGCTTGTGGAAGTGATTGCCAATGTATTGGATAACGAG GAGGATGAAGATGGACACTTAGTGGTTTTGCAAATGATACAAGATTTGATGATAAAAGGCAAGGATGAATTTCTAGAACATTTTGCTCGTTTGGGAGTCTTTTCAAAAGTTGCTGCATTAGCTGGACCACAAGAGACTACACCAGAACCAGAAGTGGAAATGAATCAATCCGGAGAAGAGCAAAGAATGGAAGATGCAAGAGAGGTTTTGGTTGGAAGAGCTTATCATTGGAGAGATTGGTGCATTTGCAGAGGGCGGGATTGCTTATATGTCTGGTCCGATGCAGCAGCTCTAGAATTGTCAAATGGAAGTAATGGATGGTTTAGGTTTATACTCGACGGGAAACTAGCAACAATGTATTCTAGTGGAAGTCCAGAAGGTGGAACCGATACATCag GAAAAGGGAGGAATGCAGAGTCAGTTACCACTGAAG AGAATCGTGGCGAATTTTTGGAGAAATTACAGAAAGCACGAAGCCAAGTAAAACCAAATTCTGTGAGTCAGCCTGTACTATCTCGTGCTGGTACGACTCGGCTAGTTGTAGGAAATTGGGCATTATCCAGCAGAAAGGAAAGTGAATTGTGTATACATAATAGCGATGGTTTGCAACAAGCAACCATTTTAAGAGAAGATTTGCCAGGTTTTATTTTTGAATCAAATCGAGGTACAAAGCATTCCTTTACAGCAGAAACAAGTTTGG GTCCAGAATTTGCAGCAGGCTGGGCTGGCAAAAGAGGAAAAAGATTAAGATCTAAGATTGAAGCTATTAAGCAGAAAGTTAAAGTACAAGCTCAGGATATTTATGAACGTTACTTTAAAGCAGCTCAAGCTCAGCCGCGTGGAGTGGTCGCTAAACTGGGAACCATTGTTAATCAAATAGAAAAAGTCTGTCAAAAACAACAATCTGGAAATCGAGAATGGCGTAATATATTGCAAAGCGCCctagaagaactcaaaattttattaaacgaagAGGGAAGAGTGTCTGCATATGAGTTACATTCTAGCGGTCTAGTACAAGCATTGCTTGCTCTATTAGCAGCTCCACCAGGGCCACAACCGCCAACGTTAAGAGCAACAAAGCTTAGAATGCAACGAatagcaatatttaaaaattgtttccataTGGCGGATATTAATAAAGAATATAACTCCGCTAAAATTCTAGTCCATAAATTAGTTTCAGTTTTGGAATCCATTGAAAAATTACCTGTTTATTTGTACGATACGCCAGGCTCGGGTTACGGCTTACAAATTCTAACTAGGAGATTACGTTTCCGTTTAGAAAAAGCAGCTGGCGAAAGCTCTCTAATAGATAGATCTGGTCGAAGTTTAAAGATGGAACCGCTGAGTACTATACAACAACTAGAGaatcatttattaaaaatgGTAGCAAAACAATGGCACGATCACGATAGATCAACGTTTACAttcgtgaaaaaattgaaagaggGAAATAGAATCACCTTTAAATATCAATACGACTTCGATGAAAACGGTTTGCTGTATTGGATCGGTACAAATGCAAAAACTTGTTCTGAATGGGTGAACCCTGGTCAGTACGGTTTGGTTGTTGTTACATCTAGCAATGGAAAAAGGCTGCCGTATGGTCATCTTGAAGACATTCTAAGTCGTGATCCATCAGCGTTAAATTGTCACACAAATGACGACAAGCGCGCGTGGTTTTCAATCGATTTAGGTGTCTGGATCATTCCGAGTGCTTACACATTGAGACATGCAAGAGGTTACGGCAGAAGTGCCTTGCGAAATTGGATGTTTCAGGCATCAAAAGATGGTGTAACTTGgactacgttatacgctcataTGGATGATTCATCGTTGAATGAACCTGGCAGTACAGCCACTTGGACGTTAGAGCCaccgattgacgaaacacaGGGTTGGCGTCATTTACGGTTACAACAAATTGGGAAAAACGCTTCTGGTCAAACCCATTATTTGTCCGTGTCCGGATTTGAAGTTTATGGCGAAGTGACTGGAGTTTGTGAGGACTTGGGAAGAGCTGCTAGAGAAGCCGAGGCTGGAGTTCGAAAACAACGGAGATTAATTAAATCTCAAGTACTTCGTCATTTTGTTGCTGGTACTAGAGTGGCTAGAGGGTTAGATTGGAAGTGGAAAGATCAAGATGGTGTACCACCAG GTGAAGGAACTGTAACAGTGGAATTACATAATGGTTGGATAGATGTAACATGGGATCATGGTGGTTCCAATTCCTATAGAATGGGTGCAGAAGGAAAATACGATTTGAGATTAGTTGGTATCGGCCTTGATATAGATAACGGAACAAAAAGTAAAAGCGGTGGTGGAGTTTTAACAGGACGAAAATCTAGTAGCACTCCTAGTTTACCAGATTGTACTGATACTGCAATGCGTGGTTCAGTGGCATCAACAGATCAAGCAGCAAGTGCAGATAATCTGGCAGCTAAG CAAGCCGCTGAATCGATAGCAGACAGCGTGTTATCGGTTGCTCGCGCTGAGGCGGTTGTTGCTGTAACCGGTGAAGGTGGAGCAAATTCAACGAGTGAATTGTCTGTTGTGTTACATCCAAGGCCTGACACTACTGTGACAAGTGATCTGGCAACAATTGTTGAGAGTCTTGCCCTTAACACTGACTGTCCTACCAACAGTAACAGTAATCGTGCATCTAGTAGTTCAAAACCATTGTTTGCCAGTGTGCGAGGGAATAAG CAAGGGGCAAGTTTATTTAGTTTCGATGCTTCCGAAGCACTAGACCGTGTTCGAGAAGGAGCTGACAGACTACGTAATAACACTAATAGCTTTTTAAGTGGAGAGTTACTTAGTTTAGTGCCTGTAAGAATCAGTGTAACAGGTGAATCAGAGGAAAATTCATTAAGGATTAAACCTGTACAAAGGCATCACTCCGGAATTGCCGATG CTGCCAAAGAATGCAGTCGAGACAAAGAAGCTACTAGCTCATCAACACAAAATACAACAGGAGGATGCCCTGTTGTTGTTACCAATCCCATGTCTGTGTCTGTCCCCAACCTTGCTTGTTCAGATGCTAACAATGCTTTGGAACCAACAACTGCTACTGGTTTATTGGAAACTTTTGCTGCAATGGCTCGAAGACAAACATTTG GACCTACAGGTGGACAAcacatagcttccaactccaatACTGGTTCAAATTCACGCGGACCTAGTTCTGTGTCAAGTTTAGTTCGACTCGCTCTAGGTCCTAATTTTCCAGGTGGTTTACTAAGTACCGCTCAGAGTTATCCGAGTTTGACCAGCAGTGGTCAAGTAGCTGGTAGCGGTGTTACAACAACGACCGGACCTGGTTTAGGACAAGCACTCACAATGTCATTGACTAGTACAAGTAGCGATAGCGAACAG GTTAGTCTTGATGACTTTTTGGAATCTTGTGGAGGTGCTGCAAGTTCCAGTGTTGGTGGAGGCAGGGCAGGAGGTGGGCCAACCCTTTTGACCGAACTAGAAGATTACGAAGACGGCACTCTCGAAGAGGAAGAGGACAACGATGAGAATGATCAAGAA GAAGATGATGAAGAGAATGAAGAAGAAGGCGACGGTTGCGAAGCTGATTATGAAGAGGTAATGGTAAGTCGTAACTTACTGGCCGCGTTTATGGAGGAAGAAGCTCCTCAAAGCAGTAAAAGACGTGCCTGGGACGACGAGTTCGTTTTGAAACGTCACTTCTCAGCTTTGATTCCTGCCTTTGATCCACGACCTGGACGACCTAATATTAATCAG atAACAGAGTTGGAAGTTCCGCCACCTGGCAGTGAAACTCAATCAAGCACACGTGTAGGATCGTTGCCTATGCCGAGACTTTCTTTAACATTGAAGGGCCCAGGACTTCCAGGTGTGACAGACGTTGAATTACCACTTACGGAACCACATGCCAGTATTTTTCAAGCAGTGCAGGAATTAATGCAGTTAACAGAACTAGGCAGTCGACAAGAAAAATTAAGAAGAATATGGGAACCAACTTACAC TATAATATATAAAGAATCTAAGGATGAGGAATCATCTGGAAGAGCAACACCAATTGTCACACTGTATTCTCGCAATACCACTCAAAATTCTTCAGTTTGCACTGTAGAAGATGTTTTGCAACTTCTGAGACACGTTTATGTATTAAGTACTACTCGTGATGACGGTAAACACATTGATTACGAAGAATCTGAAGAATCAGCGTGTTGGGTTCATCCAGACGACTTTACATCAAAGAAAATCACAAATAAGATAGTACAACAAATTCAAGATCCCTTAGCACTAGCTGCTGGGGCGTTGCCAAATTGGTGTGAAGAATTGGCAAGGAGTTGCCCATTTCTGTTACCCTTTGAAACTAGACGGTTGTACTTTAGTTGTACTGCATTCGGTGCATCGCGATCCATtgtgtggcttcaaactcaaagaGAAGCTGTTCTCGAACGACAAAGAGCACCTGGTTTAAGCCCACGGCGCGATGACAGTCATGAATTTCGCGTAGGTAGACTTAAACATGAAAGAGTCAGTGTACCTAGAGGAGATAAATTATTAGACTGGGCAGAACAAGTACTGAAG GTACATGCAAGTCGAAAGAGCATACTAGAAGTTCAGTTTGTTGGTGAACAAGGAACCGGTCTTGGACCAACACTGGAATTCTTTGCATTAGTTGCCGCAGAGTTGCAGCGCAAAGATTTGGCTTTGTGGTTGTGCGATGATGAAGAATCATCTGATACAGAACAGATTCGAGTTTCTGGAGAACAAATTCGATCTGCAGGATATTACGTAACTCGACCAAGTGGGTTATTCCCTGCTCCATTACCTCAAGATTCCGCAGCTTGTGATCGTGCTGTTCGATACTTCTGGTTTTTGGGCGTGTTCTTGGCGAAAGTTCTGCAGGATAATAGATTAGTTGATTTACCATTATCCCGTCCTTTCTTAAAATTAATGTGTCACGGAGATATTACAAAcaatgtaaatgaaaaaatcgGTCTTACTGGTGTTACTCAAGAAAGTATGTCGTCCAGTATGTCAAGTAGTTTCATATCGGAAGAGGGCGAGGCAGATGCAGCATATTCGTCATTAGAACCTTCTCCGTGGTATGTCGGTTTATTGGATATCGATGATCTTGTACTTGTGGACCCAATAAGAGGTGAATTCCTAAAAGAAATACAAACTGCAACTACTAAACGTGATAGAACGTTTTCCGATGGTCGCAGCTCTGCTGACGAAGAGACATCGCTATACATTACTCATCCATCTGGAATGTCAGTGCCTATTGAGGATTTGGCTTTGACAATGACCTACTCACCAAGTTCCAAAATCTTTGGGCATGATCAGGTGGAGTTGGTAGAAGGAGGTGCAGACATTGCAGTTACTATGGATAATGCAAGAGAATATTCTGAAATGACAAGTAGTTATTGTCTCGATCGAGGAATTTCTAGACAACTCGAATCATTCAAATCCGGTTTCTCAAAGGTCTTCCCAATGGAAAAGCTTCATGCTTTTAGCCCGGAAGAAATAAGGGCTATGCTTTGCGGGGAGCAAAATCCACAGTGGACCAGAGAAGATTTGCTCAATTACACTGAGCCAAAATTGGGTTACACAAGAGaaag TCCTGGATTCCAAAGATTTGTCAATGTTCTAGTTTCATTGACTGGTCCAGAAAGAAAGGCTTTCTTACAATTCGCCACTGGATGTTCTGCTTTACCTCCTGGTGGATTATGTAATTTATATCCTAGATTGACTGTCGTGCGAAAGGTGGATGCTGGTTCAGGTGGTTATCCCTCTGTTAACACCTGTGTTCATTATCTAAAATTACCGGAGTATCCTACTGAAGAACTACTTAAAGAAAGACTCTTGGCTGCAACTAGGGAAAGAGGATTTCACTTAAATTAA